A genomic segment from Candidatus Poribacteria bacterium encodes:
- a CDS encoding peptidase S10, with the protein MSKEEKKESEETKDEEKNSEIPEDKLSVTHHSVTINGEEIRYTATAGTLVLKEEIDKEGEKPKASVFFIAYTRDDVEDTSKRPITFSFNGGPGSSSVWLHLGVLGPRCVKPDEDGELPHPPYQLTDNECSILDKTDLVFIDPVSTGFSRAVPGEEAKQFHGFKRDIESVGDFILLYLGRYKRWGSPKLLIGESYGTTRAGGLAGYLQGRHGAYLNAIMLVSVVLNFQTIRFAPGNDLPYILYLPTYAATARYHDRLDGIDTEFEAFMDEVRAFAMDDYTVALMQGSAVPSDQRADIVQQLAKYTGLTPEYIERTDIRINIMRFCKELLRDEGRTVGRFDSRYKGIDRDSAGEIYEYDPSSAVVQGAYTAALNAYVRDELEFESDLPYEILSRRVHPWDYSDHQNEYVNVADTLRAAMTMNPALKVFVANGYYDLATPFLASEYTFSHLGLDESLQNNITMAYYQAGHMMYIDQAELRKMKDDMDAFLDDVLP; encoded by the coding sequence ATGAGCAAAGAAGAAAAAAAAGAATCTGAAGAGACGAAAGATGAGGAGAAAAATTCCGAGATACCTGAGGATAAACTCTCGGTTACGCATCACAGCGTTACCATTAATGGCGAAGAGATCCGCTACACCGCCACAGCAGGGACGCTCGTCCTGAAAGAGGAAATCGACAAGGAGGGCGAAAAACCGAAAGCCTCCGTTTTCTTTATTGCCTATACGCGCGACGATGTAGAAGATACATCCAAACGTCCGATAACGTTCTCCTTCAACGGCGGTCCCGGATCTTCATCGGTGTGGTTACATCTCGGTGTCCTTGGACCGCGGTGTGTCAAACCCGACGAAGACGGAGAGTTGCCACATCCGCCGTATCAATTGACGGATAACGAATGTTCTATTTTAGACAAAACGGATCTCGTTTTCATCGATCCCGTCAGCACTGGGTTCAGCAGAGCCGTCCCCGGTGAAGAGGCGAAACAGTTCCACGGCTTCAAACGGGATATTGAATCGGTTGGCGATTTTATTCTACTCTATCTGGGACGCTACAAGCGTTGGGGATCGCCCAAACTCCTCATCGGCGAAAGTTATGGAACAACGCGGGCGGGTGGACTGGCGGGATATCTTCAGGGACGGCACGGTGCTTATCTCAACGCTATCATGCTTGTTTCAGTCGTGCTGAACTTCCAAACGATCCGATTTGCCCCCGGCAACGATCTTCCCTATATCCTCTATCTACCTACCTATGCGGCGACTGCCCGTTATCATGACAGATTAGACGGAATTGATACCGAATTTGAAGCCTTCATGGACGAGGTAAGGGCATTCGCGATGGATGATTACACCGTCGCTTTGATGCAGGGCAGTGCTGTGCCATCAGATCAACGCGCCGATATCGTTCAACAACTCGCGAAGTATACTGGACTTACACCGGAATATATTGAGCGAACGGACATACGGATTAACATTATGCGGTTTTGCAAAGAGTTACTCCGAGATGAAGGTCGCACCGTTGGGCGTTTTGATAGCCGATACAAGGGAATCGACCGCGATTCAGCCGGTGAAATTTACGAATACGATCCGAGTTCCGCGGTTGTGCAGGGCGCGTATACCGCCGCTCTCAACGCTTATGTCCGAGATGAGCTGGAATTTGAGTCCGATCTCCCTTATGAAATCTTGAGCCGACGTGTGCACCCGTGGGACTACAGTGACCATCAGAACGAGTACGTCAACGTCGCTGATACACTTCGCGCCGCGATGACCATGAATCCTGCCTTGAAAGTTTTCGTAGCGAACGGCTATTACGACTTAGCGACCCCGTTTTTAGCATCGGAATACACCTTCAGCCACTTGGGACTCGATGAATCCCTGCAGAATAACATCACGATGGCTTACTATCAGGCAGGGCACATGATGTACATTGACCAAGCGGAGTTACGTAAGATGAAAGACGACATGGATGCCTTCCTTGATGACGTGCTTCCGTAA
- a CDS encoding Gfo/Idh/MocA family oxidoreductase, translating to MTSSLKPVMVTICHNSLSNPITKQSKTTTPHCSKRRYTMKTPIRLGLIGCGGIVQITHARAYRALTDTVQVTALADVVPENLQKIGDLLNVPTENRYTDYREMLEHAALDVVTIATPHSFHAEQVIEAASAGVAIISEKPMATTLEEGDTIMEAVRRNGVPYTVVHNYIFTAGMRAAMTELDALGESHFGRSVGMGLKPTDFSADHPTPAFAWRASKAKGGGCIIDTSYHEIYAVCTLMRSPVRYVEARVKTMRLDIDVDDLAMLLCEHENGAVTTVSGAWCVPGTDSGWCEMHADNGSLRVQHRQNVKDALRRFTRADGWKQLELSEFNETEQQDASGHVRYFTETFNALAADTALPVPAEKAYHNLAIIEAARRATTERRAIEI from the coding sequence TTGACTTCTTCCCTAAAACCCGTTATGGTAACGATATGCCACAACTCACTCTCAAACCCAATTACAAAGCAGTCCAAGACTACTACGCCACACTGCAGCAAAAGGAGATACACAATGAAGACACCGATCCGCTTAGGACTGATTGGCTGTGGCGGGATTGTGCAAATTACACATGCCCGCGCTTATCGCGCCCTTACAGACACCGTTCAGGTAACCGCCCTCGCAGATGTCGTCCCGGAAAACTTGCAAAAGATTGGCGATCTACTCAACGTGCCCACAGAAAACCGATACACGGATTATCGGGAAATGCTGGAACATGCAGCACTTGATGTCGTGACGATCGCCACACCGCATTCATTTCATGCCGAGCAGGTCATAGAAGCGGCAAGCGCAGGTGTTGCCATTATCTCTGAAAAACCGATGGCGACGACGCTGGAAGAAGGAGACACAATCATGGAGGCCGTCCGCCGCAACGGTGTGCCTTACACGGTGGTGCATAACTATATTTTCACGGCGGGGATGCGAGCGGCAATGACGGAACTGGATGCTCTGGGTGAATCGCATTTCGGACGAAGCGTCGGCATGGGGCTGAAACCGACAGATTTCTCGGCGGATCATCCGACTCCTGCGTTTGCATGGCGTGCGAGTAAGGCGAAAGGCGGTGGCTGTATCATCGACACGAGTTATCACGAGATTTATGCCGTCTGTACGCTGATGCGATCCCCGGTGCGTTATGTCGAAGCACGGGTGAAAACGATGCGGCTTGATATTGACGTTGACGATCTCGCGATGTTGTTGTGTGAGCATGAAAATGGGGCTGTCACGACGGTTTCCGGGGCGTGGTGCGTGCCCGGCACGGATTCCGGCTGGTGCGAGATGCACGCAGACAACGGTTCCCTACGCGTCCAACACCGCCAAAATGTGAAGGACGCGCTCCGGCGTTTTACGAGGGCAGACGGATGGAAACAACTGGAACTCTCTGAATTTAATGAAACAGAACAGCAGGATGCCAGTGGACACGTCCGATACTTCACGGAAACCTTTAACGCACTTGCTGCGGACACAGCATTACCGGTTCCCGCAGAGAAGGCGTATCACAACCTCGCAATTATCGAAGCCGCACGTAGAGCGACAACCGAACGTCGCGCTATTGAAATATAG